One window of Bactrocera tryoni isolate S06 chromosome 2, CSIRO_BtryS06_freeze2, whole genome shotgun sequence genomic DNA carries:
- the LOC120769036 gene encoding uncharacterized protein LOC120769036 yields MMKLCSSRSNCTLLNVVIDQRLRIDTCRYLMEIQSRRLAGE; encoded by the coding sequence ATGATGAAACTGTGCTCATCTCGCAGCAACTGCACTCTGTTGAATGTTGTGATCGATCAACGACTTAGAATTGACACCTGTCGATATCTAATGGAAATTCAGTCGCGTCGTCTAGCGGGAGAATAG